In Centroberyx gerrardi isolate f3 chromosome 14, fCenGer3.hap1.cur.20231027, whole genome shotgun sequence, the genomic stretch GCTATACACCCACtaggaagacaggaagaaacaAATTGTATACTTAATTCAAATTAAGAAAGTATCAAAATTGTATGCTGTGGTAGAATAATATTGTCTTACATGTTGATAATATAGAAATTCATTAAAGACATTTATTCAGTAATTTCATGCCTGCAAATGCCATGGATTCTCTGTGTGTACAAGTAGAGGTGAGAGAGCACATGAATTTAATACTTTAACTTTGGGCTTGTTCTTTAACATTCTGTAACTATTATTTGAGCTTTTTTCCTtaatgcaaaactataaaagaCTCTTCACATAACGATTCATTTAGAGGCAAAGTAAATAGCAGATTATGGATATATGGCTAAGTTTTACTGAAAAGCTTTGTGTGCAGATGAGAGCTGTCAGTTATCGTTATCCTCTCAGGTTAGTAGTTACCTAACCATAACTAACCAGAGCTAtcagcatactgtatatacaggtCTGTAGTCAAGTTACTCCATCACTAATAGCCAGGTAGCATAAATAACGGTACTCACCAACTACTATCAGTTTAAGAAGTGGCTCCAGTATACTTTAGGTTTAAATGTTGTTAGTGCTGTTGTGGAAGTCCATTCTATTCTACAGAGCTTTTACTCAGCTGTATTGTTGGCTTTAGAGCTGAATTATTCTCAGACTTTGTTTTGAACCTCactgtccttgagcaagacactgaattcctgtcagctccagggctgctgctctgtagctgagcctgacctctgagaaaagagaatttctaaCTTAGTGAATAAAAGAGTACTACAAAATCTTGAAGATGATTTAAAACATAGTTTTTGTACACATAATTCCCACAGCCCTTAAAACTTCTATTTTGATGCTTTGTGTGACACCAACAGAACAATTAAGCCTTAATTTTGGTACCTTTATGATTGTTGTAAACTATTTGTATGCTGCACTCTGTGCATGACTATACAGCAATCTGCCAGACACAAAAATCCAAATTGTAGGATGGGTGAAagtttattgtttttgtaaacACAAAGGTTTGGTTCTTACTTCAACTGTGTATTACAGAGAAACACAATTATTACAGAACTAGTCAAAAATGTTAAACTTCACTAGCAAGTTCTGCAGTGGGTGTAGAGCTGGAGTTAGACAGAGGCTGACGGTTGACCATCTGACGAGCTTGCTGGAACAGTTGTCTGAACTGAGCGGGAAGGCCTTCATTTCCATGCAGGTAAACCAGGGGGTTGAGGGCGCTGTTCAGACACACAAGGCCACGACTTGCTTGATAAGCAATGTAGACTTCATTAAACCATTTGTGGCACTCCCGCTTCTTTAACAAAATTCTTGCCATGAGGTTGAGGTTCTTGAATACATGATAGGGGAAGTAACAAACAGAGAAGAGTATGatcaaaataaacaacaattttaagcTTCTCTGCTTTTGTACCTTGTCAATTCTGTTTCTGGTACACAGAACTACAGCCACGTGTCCATAGCAGCCCAGTGTGATGAGGAATGGGATGCAAAACCCAGTGACGGTCCATCCAAGGCTGTAGTTCAGGTAATCCTCAACGTAGACCTTAGAGGTGGTATCATAACATTTCCCAGGCTTGTTTTCAAATGTCTTGGTGAAGAACATGTCTGGGAGGCTTTGAATGCTCACCAAGACCCAAACCATTATCGTGATAACCACAGAGTGGGTGACAGTTATTCTTCCCATCACTCTCACTGGGTGGACAATGGCCAGGTACCTGTACACACTGATACAAGTGAGGAACCCAATGCTGCCATATAAATTCAGGTTGAAGCAGAATCTTGTTATCTTGCAGAACACATCTCCAAagatccatttattttttttaaaatagtaCACAACCAAAAACGGTAGCGTGAGCAGATACAAAATATCTGTGATTCCAAGGTTGAGAACAAAAATGTTGATGATCTTAAGTTTCTTCCAGTTCTGGAGCAAGGACTTCAATCCCCAACCATTAGCTATCAGGCCGATGATGaatactaaaatgtaaacagcAGGCAGGAATTTGTATGTAAAGCCAATGCTAACTGGTTCACAAGAGGTGTTCTTCATTCTGTCTTCTGAAAAGCAGTGAATAATCACAGTGGACACTCTGGTGCTTTGAGTGGCGTAagaagagggttttttttttctttaaagaaGGCTTCCTGTTCCACAATCTTAGAATCTTGTTCACATGGGAGTGAACAGAAAATGTACATGTGACCTGCTAAGGTTTGATAAATTAActatttaaaggggaatgccttACTGGGTAGCCAGACTATGTATGCATGGATAAAATCACTAGATGAGAATACTGTAAGTGTAAAATAATTAAGGGTCTTTAATTTTTCTAGGATCTTTGCAGAATATTCTTAGAGTTTAAATCTGAGCCAAtggtacggaagaggattagggtcaCATTAAAAATGTGAgctctgagattaatctcagaattctgactttaaactcaaaaTTCTGATATTCTgattttattctcagaattctgagattaatctcagaactcaaattgaatttataaaaataaatttttcacgtggccctaatcctcttccgcaTCCACACAATGTGCAGTTGATGCAGACCAAAAATAGTTCATTTTATAGGTAATTGTCACAGTTTGTGAAGCTCATACAACCTTACATCCCGTTTATTTATATAatcttaattaattaattatatatcattttaatcataataatcaacACTTATAATCAGGCATACACTTCTCACTTCCTGTTGAACCGATGCAGCACATGCACTGTACCCACCGCACCGTATACTACTCTCCTCACAAGACTTCCTGAAAGGTCACAGTGACAAGAATTGTGGCTTAAGTGCATTTCATGTGTTTAATTTGaacttttttccacatgtgataACAACAATTTGCCAAATACAAAAATCcagtacagtaaatgtattAAATCCAGTACAGTGAATGTATTAAATCcagtacagtaaatgtattATTGTTGCAAAAAGTGGTGCTTCTCAGttagaaatatatattacaaagatgcagagagaaaaagatgggcGATTTAAGAGAATGACTGCCAAAATGTTACATTTCATTCACAAATTGCAGTGACTTTACACCATTGGAACTTGACTGTGACTGGTGGGAACTTGACTGTGACTTATGGACGATCGCATGACAGTCTGACGAGCTTGCTGGAACAGTTGTCTGAACTGAGCGGGAAGGTCTTCATTTCCATGGAGGTAAACCAGAGGGTTGAGGGCGCTGTTCAGACACACAAGGCTACGACTTATTTGATGAGCAATGTAGACTTCATTAAACCATTCATGGCACACCCCCTGTTTTGTCAAAATTCTTGCCCTGAGGTTGAGGTTCTTGAATACATGATAGGGGAAATAACAAACAGAGAAGAGTATGatcaaaataaacaacaattttaagcTTCTCTGCTTTTGTACCTTGTCAATTCTCTTTCTGGTACACAGAACTACAGCCACGTGTCCATAGCAGCCCAGTGTGATGAGGAATGGGATGCAAAACCCAGTGACGGTCCATCCAAGGCTGTAGTTCAGGTAATCCTCAACGTAGACCTTAGAGGTGGTATCATAACATTTCCCaggtttgtttccaaatgtcttGGTGAAGAACATGTCTGGGAGGCTTTGAATGCTCACCAAGACCCAAACCATTATTGTGATAACCACAGAGTGGGTGACAGTTATTCTTCCCATCACTCTCACTGGGTGGACAATGGCCAGGTACCTGTACACACTGATACAAGTGAGGAACCCAATGCTGCCATATAAATTCAGGTTGAAGCAGAATCTTGTTATCTTGCAGAACACATCTCCAAAGATCCATTTACTTCCCAAAAAATAGTACACGACCAGAAACGGTAGCGTGAGCAGATACAGAAAATCTGTGAATCCAAGGTTGAGAACAAAAATGTTGATGATCTTAAGTTTCTTCCAATTCTGGAGCAAGGACTTCAATCCCCAACCATTAGCTATCAGGCCGATGATGaatactaaaatgtaaacagcAGGCAGGAATTTGTGTGGAAAGTCAAAGCTAACTGGTTCACAAGAGTTGTTCCTCATTCTGTCTTCTGAAAAGCAGTGAATAATCACAGTGGACACTCTGGTGCTTTGAGTGCCGTaaggagagttttttttttttccttaaagaaGACTTCCTGTTCCACATTCGTAGAATCTTGTTCACATGGGAGTGAACAGAAAATGTACATGTGACTAAGGTGCTATGGTGTGATAAATTAACtgtttaaaggggaatgccaccaattaaaagaaaatcacatctgttattcctgtgccccaggacagttcagtcaatacttgtgaacatgcaccactctttcctaaagctagaaactggAGAACTGACCCTTGAATTTGTAATGTCACTTTGTGTGAGTTCTTGCACCAAATtgaggtttaaattctggttTATACCTGTTAGCAATCCTAGAATATAAACTCCATTTTGCTGTGACAACTCAACTTAGCATCTTACAGCTCCACACAGTCAGagccccattcattgtctatggagcagcccACATCACAAGTTCAAGGgttctctctctgatttctagTTTTAGGAAGGAGTGGTGCAAATTCACAAacattgactgaactgtcctggggcacagaAATAACATGAattcatttctgctttattagagagtgcagttgagagagacaggaaagggggaagacagaggggatgacatgcgacaaaggtcctgggccagattcaaatGTGTCTTGGtgttatgttttcttttaaagggAAACTGAGCTTAGCTGGGATATAACATAATAATACCAGTGTCATCAATACatggaagaggattagagctgcattaaaaatgtatttgagttctgagattaaactcagaattctgagaataaaatcagaatctcagaattttgagtttaaagtcagaattcaaagattaatctcagaactcaaattgaatttataaaaatatttttttcatgtggccctaatcttCTTCCACATCCACACAATGGTGTGTAGTTGATGCAGACCAAAAATAGTTCATTTTATAGGTAATTGTCACAGTTTGTGAAGCTCATACAACCTTACatcctttttatttatataatcttaattaattaattatataTCATTTTAATCTATAATCGACTCTTATAATCAGGCATACACTTCTCACTTCCTGTTGAACTGATGCAGCACATGCACCATGCCCACCGCACCGTATACTACTCTCCTCACAAGACTTCCTGAAAGATCAGTGACACAATGGAGCAATGTGGCTTAAGTGCATTTCATGTCTTTAATTTGAACTTGTTTCCATGTGATAACAACAATCTGCCAAATATAAAAATccaagtacagtaaatgtattAAATCCAGTACAGTGAATGTATTAAATCcagtacagtaaatgtattATTGTTGCAAAAAGTGGTGCTTCTCAGttagaaatatatattacaAAGATGCAGTGAGAAAAAGATGAGCGAGTTAAGAGAATGACTGCCAAAATGTTCCATTTCATTCACGAGTTGCAGTGACTTTACACCATTGGAACTTGGCTGTGAGTGATGGACGATCGCATGACCATCTGACGAGCTTGCTGGAACAGTTGTCTGAACCAAGCGGGAAGGTCTTCATTTCCATGGAGGTAAACCAGGGGGTTGAGGGCGCTGTTCAGACACACAAGGCCACGACTTATCTGATGAGCAATGTAGACTCCGTTAATCCATTCAGGGCACAACCTCTGTTTTCTCAAAATTCTTGCCCTGAGGTTGAGGTTCCTGAATACATGATAGGGAATGTAACAAACAGAGAAGAGTATGATCAAAATGAACAACAATTTCAAGCTTCTCTGCTTTTGTACCTTGTCAAGTCTCTTTCTGGTACACAGAACTACAGCCACGTGTCCATAGCAGCCCAGTGTGATGAGGAATGGGATGCAAAACCCAGTGACGGTCCATCCAAGGCTGTAGTTCAGGTAATCCTCAACGTAGACCTTAGAGGTGGTATCATGACATTTCCCaggtttgtttccaaatgtcttGGTGAAGAACATGTCTGGGAGGCTTTGAATGCTCACCAAGACCCAAACCATTATCGTGATAACCACAGAGTGGGTGACAGTTATTCTTCCCATCACTCTCACTGGGTGGACAATGGCCAGGTACCTGTACACACTGATACAAGTGAGGAACCCAATGCTGCCATATAAATTCAGGTTGAAGCAGAATCTTGTTATCTTGCAGAACACATCTCCAAAGATCCATTTACTTCCCAAAAAATAGTACACGACCAGAAACGGGACCGTGAGCAGATACAAAAAATCTGTGATTCCAAGGTTGAGAACAAAAATGTTGATGATCTTAAGTTTCTCCCAGTTATGGAGCAAGGACTTCAATCCCCAACCATTAGCTATCAGGCCGATGATGaatactaaaatgtaaacagcAGGCAGGAATTTCTGTGGAAAGTCAAAGCTAACGTCACAAGAGTTGTTCCTCATTCTGTCTTCTGAAAAGCAGTGAATAAAAATGTTTGTCTCACAGTGGATGCTCTGGTGCTTTGAGTGGCGGAAAAAAATGAGGTTTATTTGGCTTTAAAGAAGGCTTCCTGTTCCAGATTCAAGAATCGTGTTCACATGGGAGTGAACAGAAAATGTACATGTGACCTGCTTTTATTAACtgtttaaaggggaatgccaccaattaaaaaaaattcacatctgttattcctgtgcccgaggacagttcagtcaatacttgtgaacatggaccactctttcctaaagctagaaactggAGAACTGACCCTTGAATTTGTAATGTCACTTTGTGTGAGTTCTTGCACCAAATtgaggtttaaattctggttTATACCTGTTAGCAATCCTAGAATATAAACTTAATTTTGCTGTGACAATTCAACTTAGCATCTTACAGCTCCACACAGTCAGagccccattcattgtctatggagcagcccACATCACAAGTTCAAGGgttctctctctgatttctagTTTTAGGAAGGAGTGGTGCTAATTCACAAacattgactgaactgtcctggggcacagaAATAacatgaattcttaaaatgggtggccTTCCCCTTTAAGACACGGTGACACCACAATAAAATGGTATCTCAGGGAAAGAACAGGTGCGTGATATTTACCAAGGCTGCAtgtaaagctgtttttcttttaagcTATTTAAGGCAAATTTTAAAGTGAAACATTGTCCCCCAGTTTGAACCTCATTACACATCCCTGACCTGGGTAGGGACACAGAATGTTGTGGTACTTTAGCCACAGAGCGGCCATCCCCCTTTTGATTTCAATTTATTGTGAGGGCAACGACATTTTACAGTTCATGACATATTAGGACAGAAGTCCCAGTAAACACTCACCACTGCACAAAGGAGGCAGATTGTAGTAACCGATGAGGGTATAGGCTAAATCAGATTATTGTCTCAAATTCCAATAGTGTTGTGTTGGGTCAGAAATGGTGAGATTATGACCAGGTTGATATACTTCACCAAAAGCAAGTTATAcatatttgtttacatttcaaatgtgtCTTGGtgttatgttttcttttaaagggAAACTGCGCTTAGCTGGGATTTAACATAATAATACCAGTGCCATTATTGACACAAGTCTGTCGTTACTCTTTATtgaaacatacagtaagtaCACAGAATGTTGCTCTGCATGTTTTTTCCATTACTGAGTTACTGGGTAGCCatttgaatcattattgtgCAGACTGTCACAACTTCCCCATAACAAACCGCTAAAACCCATGGCCTGCACCACCCTCTGGATGGAGTATGTCATGAGGCACAAGGGAACAGATTTGATGAACCTTGAAACTGCAGGTGATATGCTAGACTATGTATGCATGGGTTAAGTCACTAGATGAGAATACTGTAAGTGTAAAATAATTAAAGGTCTTTGCTATTTTTGTGGAGGATTTAAATCCTGTGATTTTCTAGAATCTTTGCAGAATATTCTTAGAGTTTAAATCTGAGCCAATGGTACGGAAGAGGGTTAAAGCTGCATGAAAAATTttagttctgagattaatctcagaatacTGGGAATAAaatcagaatctcagaattttgagttcaaagtcagaagtctgagattaaagtcagaattcagagattaatctcagaactcaaattgaatttataaaaatatttttttcacgtggccctaatcctttTACGCATCCACACAATGGTGTGTAGTTGATGCAGACCAAAAATAGTTAATTGTAATAGGTAATTGTCACAGCTTGTGAAGCTCATACAACCTTACATCCTGTTTATTTATAGAACACGATCAGGCTGGCGTACACTTCCTGTTGATCCGATGCAGCACATGCACTGTACCTACCGCACCGTATACTACTCTCCTCACAAGACTTCCTGAAAGGTCACAATGACAAGAATTGTGGCTTAAGTGCATTTCATTTCTTTAATTTGatcttttttccacatgtgataACAGCAATCTACCAAATGCAAAAatccaagtacaataaatgtattaaatccagtacagtaaatgtattAAATCCAGTACAGTGAATGTATTAAATCcagtacagtaaatgtattAAATCCAGTACAGTGAATGTATTAAATCcagtacagtaaatgtattATTGTTGCAAAAAGTGGTGCTTCTCAGttagaaatatatattacaaagatgcagagagaaaaagatgagcGAGTTAAGAGAATGACTGCCAAAATGTTCCATTTCATTTACAAGTTGCAGTGACTTTACACCAGTGGAACTTGACTGATGGGAACTTGACTGTGACTGGTGGGAACTTGACCGTGACTTATGGACGATCGCATGACCATCTGACGAGCTTGCTGGAACAGTTGTCTGAACTGAGCGGGAAGGTCTTCATTTCCATGGAGGTAAACCAGGGGGTTGAGGGCGCTGTTCAGACACACAAGGCCACGACTTATCTGATGAGCAATGTAGACTCCGTTAATCCATTCAGGGCACAACCTCTGTTTTCTCAAAATTCTGGCCCTGAGGTTGAGGTTCCTCAATACATGATAGGGAATGTAACAAACAGAGAAGAGTATGATCAAAATGAACAACAACCTCAAGCTTCTCTGTTTCAGTACCTTATCAATAGTGTTTTTGCTGCAGAGAATGACAATCACGTGTCCATAGCAGCCCAGTGTGATGAGGAATGGGATGCAAAACCCAGTGACGGTCCATCCAAGGCTGTAGTTCAGGTAATCCTCAACGTAGAAGTTAGAGGTGGTATCATAACATTTCCCaggtttgtttccaaatgtcttGGTGAAGAACATGTCT encodes the following:
- the LOC139924477 gene encoding P2Y purinoceptor 1-like, whose product is MKNTSCEPVSIGFTYKFLPAVYILVFIIGLIANGWGLKSLLQNWKKLKIINIFVLNLGITDILYLLTLPFLVVYYFKKNKWIFGDVFCKITRFCFNLNLYGSIGFLTCISVYRYLAIVHPVRVMGRITVTHSVVITIMVWVLVSIQSLPDMFFTKTFENKPGKCYDTTSKVYVEDYLNYSLGWTVTGFCIPFLITLGCYGHVAVVLCTRNRIDKVQKQRSLKLLFILIILFSVCYFPYHVFKNLNLMARILLKKRECHKWFNEVYIAYQASRGLVCLNSALNPLVYLHGNEGLPAQFRQLFQQARQMVNRQPLSNSSSTPTAELASEV
- the LOC139924459 gene encoding P2Y purinoceptor 1-like isoform X2 — encoded protein: MRNNSCDVSFDFPQKFLPAVYILVFIIGLIANGWGLKSLLHNWEKLKIINIFVLNLGITDFLYLLTVPFLVVYYFLGSKWIFGDVFCKITRFCFNLNLYGSIGFLTCISVYRYLAIVHPVRVMGRITVTHSVVITIMVWVLVSIQSLPDMFFTKTFGNKPGKCHDTTSKVYVEDYLNYSLGWTVTGFCIPFLITLGCYGHVAVVLCTRKRLDKVQKQRSLKLLFILIILFSVCYIPYHVFRNLNLRARILRKQRLCPEWINGVYIAHQISRGLVCLNSALNPLVYLHGNEDLPAWFRQLFQQARQMVMRSSITHSQVPMTVMRSSISHSQVPTSHSQVPMV
- the LOC139924459 gene encoding P2Y purinoceptor 1-like isoform X1, which codes for MRNNSCDVSFDFPQKFLPAVYILVFIIGLIANGWGLKSLLHNWEKLKIINIFVLNLGITDFLYLLTVPFLVVYYFLGSKWIFGDVFCKITRFCFNLNLYGSIGFLTCISVYRYLAIVHPVRVMGRITVTHSVVITIMVWVLVSIQSLPDMFFTKTFGNKPGKCHDTTSKVYVEDYLNYSLGWTVTGFCIPFLITLGCYGHVAVVLCTRKRLDKVQKQRSLKLLFILIILFSVCYIPYHVFRNLNLRARILRKQRLCPEWINGVYIAHQISRGLVCLNSALNPLVYLHGNEDLPAWFRQLFQQARQMVMRSSITHSQVPMVHSQVPTSHSQVPMV
- the LOC139924483 gene encoding P2Y purinoceptor 1-like: MRNNSCDVSFDFPQKFLPAVYILVFIVGLIANGWGLKSLLQNWKKLGNINIFVLNLGITDFLYLLTVPFLVVYYFLGSKWIFGDVFCKITRFCFTLNLYGSIGFLTCISVYRYLAIVHPMRVMGRITVTHSVVITIMVWVLVSIQSLPDMFFTKTFGNKPGKCYDTTSNFYVEDYLNYSLGWTVTGFCIPFLITLGCYGHVIVILCSKNTIDKVLKQRSLRLLFILIILFSVCYIPYHVLRNLNLRARILRKQRLCPEWINGVYIAHQISRGLVCLNSALNPLVYLHGNEDLPAQFRQLFQQARQMVMRSSISHGQVPTSHSQVPISQVPLV